CCCGCATGTTGGGAATGTCGTAGGGTTCGTCGACCGCGCTGTCGACGCCGTCGCCGTCGACGCCGTGCTGGAAGCCCAGCGGAAACCAGCGCGCCATGACCGACGATCCGGTGACGCGGTGCTTCCAGCCGTGGATGCGTCCATCCTTCAACGTCGCCGTGAGGCGGTCGTAGTAGAGCGGACGGTAGAAGTCGTGCTGGATGTCCTCCTCGCGCGTCCACACCACCTTGACGGGGCCGTCGACCTTCTGCGCGATGCGCACGGTTTTTTCGATGCCGTCGACGTCCAGCCGGCGGCCGAAGCCGCCGCCGAGAAGCTGGTTGTGCACCGTTACCTTCGCGAGCGGCAAGCCGGTGACTTTGGCGGCGACGGCCTGCGTGCGGGCGGCGACTTGCGTTCCGACCCAGACCTCGCAGCCATCGGGGCGCACATGCGCGGTGCAGTTGATCGGCTCCATCGGCGCGTGGGCGAGGAAGGGGACTTCGTAATGCGCTTCGAACGGATCGCCGTCCTTCAGGGCCTTTGCCGCATCGCCCAGCGATTTCGCGACGGCGCCGTCATGCGCGCTGGCGGCCTGGATGTCCTTGCGGATCAGCGCGGAGTCGACATGGGCGTTGGCGCCCTCGTTCCAGTGTATGACCAGCGCCTCAAGGCCCTTCTTGGCCGCCCACATGTGATCGCCCACCACCGCGACGAGATCGTCGAGCACGACGACCTGGCGCACGCCGGGAATGGCCTTGGCGGCACTGTCGTCGACATGCGCGACCTTGCCGCCGAATACCGGGGACGCGGCGAGCGTCGCGAACTTTACCCCGGGCGGCAGCATGTCGATGCCATAAAGCGCCTTGCCGTTGACCTTGTCAGGCGTGTCGAGCCGCCTGAGCGGCCTTCCGATCAGCTTGAACTGCTTGGGATCCTTGAGCGGCGGATTGGCGGGCAGCTTGAGCTTCGCCGCGGCATCGGCCAACGCGCCATAGGCCAGCCTGCGCCCGGTCGGCGCGTGAATTACTTCGCTGTTGGCCGCCGTGCAGCTCGCGGGATCGACTTTCCATTGCGCCGCAGCCGCCTGGACCAGAAGGGCGCGCGCCGCGGCGCCGGCGGTCCGCAGCTTCGTCCAGAAGGCGCGTATGGAATTGGAATTGCCCGTCGCCTGGATGCCGAAAACGGGATTGGCGTAGAGCGCATCGCTCGGCGGCGCGGCTTCGAGCACG
Above is a window of Rhizomicrobium sp. DNA encoding:
- a CDS encoding molybdopterin cofactor-binding domain-containing protein, translating into MTIHAVPRPKDILSRRTILRAGAAAGGGLLLGLYTGVAAATPVNTGGAQPNDGPFTPDAFIRIDRTGKVTLVMPQVEMGQGVYTSLSMILAEELDAAFDRVVLEAAPPSDALYANPVFGIQATGNSNSIRAFWTKLRTAGAAARALLVQAAAAQWKVDPASCTAANSEVIHAPTGRRLAYGALADAAAKLKLPANPPLKDPKQFKLIGRPLRRLDTPDKVNGKALYGIDMLPPGVKFATLAASPVFGGKVAHVDDSAAKAIPGVRQVVVLDDLVAVVGDHMWAAKKGLEALVIHWNEGANAHVDSALIRKDIQAASAHDGAVAKSLGDAAKALKDGDPFEAHYEVPFLAHAPMEPINCTAHVRPDGCEVWVGTQVAARTQAVAAKVTGLPLAKVTVHNQLLGGGFGRRLDVDGIEKTVRIAQKVDGPVKVVWTREEDIQHDFYRPLYYDRLTATLKDGRIHGWKHRVTGSSVMARWFPLGFQHGVDGDGVDSAVDEPYDIPNMRVEFLQHEPPAVPTGFWRGVGPNNNVFAIESFIDELAKRAGKDPVAFRLAMLEGKTPRLKAALELAARKAGWGTPLPPRTGRGVAVQVAFASFIATIAEVEVDREGEVKVRRITSAVDTGIAVNPDTIIAQLQGGLIFGTTAALYGEITIDKGRVQQRNFNDYRMLRIDQAPVIDVHLIKSGEAPGGIGETGTTAAPPAIRNAIFAATGIALRRLPFDRDILAGRKPA